A stretch of Ipomoea triloba cultivar NCNSP0323 chromosome 11, ASM357664v1 DNA encodes these proteins:
- the LOC115995832 gene encoding titin-like, which yields MTSKPPNYLKRKADELEAALKKEKKKSNSKSSKSSVGQGESEMAKGHGSEGSTHHPKIQPKPSKPKASKHAESSKRTEPSSEDEPEKTSKKRKAGNQEAAQKKKLKKHKRSKISQKKDITEESEGDESEEKEAKSSHEEEAKVSRKATKKRKAKQLKRPKKKQRTDQDVEVEVEPEIQSTAVLPAEEEPREAPFEDSHRVLPPPLDLSREDSDEEDHTPLIRQMTTKSTQTESISTLPISEQVPSPEPLIAEPESPISPSPRTRQPVITLPQERNGSGSDSTMIEEESEGDDAEVCDQSYRPMSATVRRQITEHMNPSIAQVMIALDYVNRHLCLQWPRVSTIRIKEIPSITIESNIPESNQQLVIHPNHIAQQINADAALAQQLAYDESEAEMPPAEALIAECSHEEILRRELARMYNWKEWRMSSLQVIASTISEMAEEEEEWALDWMGTRSVFNAPRPDEIERVFAKKLQGKTTRFGKPVDMNVGYRSPRERLMIEDMQIAKIHNISRAQTEIRDLRPDVGPSRQQNEDDAEDSDSNQNQGCRDKKDDNNDDDDNDDPSRGHVPPSRIENPSNTGVQTTRANDEPDHHHTDEPKSAPTESMEAQILLSPSSARDETMEASRGANHDGLQIIDEEMITSDLNLVDVEVEVLPYYTSDGNLEASKSASPENLASPIEDINHAEGKEPVLIQGENMEAPSKDSHGPSADASKSSDSSEVLARTHEAHFKSLNESITKIKKDVRRQKKKSSKSNTNERITALEKKIDNAFSENLMSHGSLKESISSLLVSSLPSFSRSDTRLV from the exons ATGACCTCAAAGCCACCTAATTACCTCAAGAGAAAGGCAGATGAACTGGAAGCTGCcttgaaaaaggaaaagaagaagtcCAACTCCAAATCGTCCAAAAGTTCAGTTGGACAGGGGGAATCTGAGATGGCAAAAGGCCATGGTTCGGAAGGCTCTACACACCACCCAAAGATACAACCCAAGCCCTCAAAACCGAAAGCCTCCAAACATGCTGAATCCTCGAAACGCACCGAACCCTCATCAGAGGATGAGCCAGAAAAGACCTCTAAAAAGCGCAAGGCAGGAAATCAGGAAGCTGCccaaaagaagaaattaaagaagcatAAGCGTTCTAAGATATCACAAAAGAAAGACATCACCGAAGAGTCAGAAGGTGATGAGTCTGAGGAAAAAGAAGCCAAATCCTCACATGAGGAGGAGGCAAAGGTATCAAGAAAAGCAACCAAAAAGAGGAAAGCAAAACAACTTAAAAGGCCGAAAAAGAAGCAAAGAACTGATCAAGATGTCGAAGTTGAAGTGGAACCTGAAATTCAGTCAACTGCTGTCTTACCAGCAGAAGAGGAACCGAGGGAAGCTCCATTCGAAGATAGTCACCGAGTTCTTCCTCCCCCTCTTGATCTTTCCAGGGAAGATAGTGATGAGGAAGATCACACGCCTCTTATTAGGCAAATGACGACAAAATCCACTCAAACTGAATCTATCTCTACTTTACCCATTTCAGAACAAGTGCCATCTCCCGAGCCTTTGATTGCTGAGCCTGAAAGTCCAATTTCTCCCTCGCCCAGAACACGACAGCCGGTTATCACCCTGCCACAAGAAAGAAATGGTTCAGGTTCAGATTCAACCATGATAGAAGAAGAATCTGAAGGAGATGATGCTGAAGTCTGTGATCAGTCTTATCGACCAATGTCTGCAACTGTTCGACGACAAATCACAGAGCACATGAACCCTTCCATAGCCCAAGTAATGATTGCTCTTGACTATGTCAATCGACATCTCTGCTTGCAATGGCCACGTGTGTCAACTATTCGGATTAAGGAGATCCCATCTATAACAATCGAATCCAATATTCCTGAATCCAATCAACAACTTGTTATTCATCCTAATCACATTGCTCAACAAATTAATGCCGATGCAGCTTTGGCCCAACAGTTAGCATATGATGAATCTGAAGCTGAGATGCCTCCTGCCGAAGCTTTGATAGCTGAATGTTCTCACGAAGAGATACTGAGACGAGAACTTGCTCGTATGTATAATTGGAAAGAATGGCGGATGTCAAGTCTGCAGGTTATAGCTAGTACGATTAGCGAAatggccgaagaagaagaagaatgggcaTTGGATTGGATGGGCACAAGATCGGTTTTTAACGCCCCACGGCCCGATGAAATTGAGAGAGTTTTTGCTAAAAAACTCCAAGGAAAAACAACTCGGTTTGGCAAACCTGTAGATATGAATGTTGGCTACCGATCTCCTCGGGAACGCCTTATGATAGAAGACATGCAGATTGCCAAAATTCACAACATCTCTCGAGCACAAACGGAGATAAGAGATCTTCGACCAGATGTTGGGCCGAGTCGTCAACAAAATGAAGATGATGCTGAGGATTCGGATTCTAATCAGAATCAAGGATGTCGAGATAAAAAGGATGATaacaatgatgatgatgacaacgaTGATCCTTCTAGAGGTCATGTACCTCCTTCTCGAATCGAAAATCCTTCTAACACAGGAGTTCAGACAACTCGTGCAAATGATGAACCTGATCACCATCATACTGATGAGCCGAAGTCTGCTCCCACCGAATCCATGGAAGCACAAATTCTGCTAAGTCCTAGTTCAGCCCGAGATGAAACAATGGAAGCATCTCGAGGTGCGAATCATGATGGATTACAGATTATTGATGAAGAAATGATTACATCTGATCTTAACTTAGTTGATGTTGAGGTAGAAGTTCTTCCATACTACACTTCGGATGGAAACCTGGAAGCATCCAAAAGTGCAAGTCCCGAAAACTTAGCCTCACCAATCGAAGACATAAATCATGCAGAGGGCAAAGAACCCGTCTTAATTCAAGGTGAAAACATGGAAGCACCTTCTAAGGACAGTCATGGTCCATCTGCTGATGCATCCAAGAGCTCGGATTCTTCTGAG GTGTTGGCAAGGACTCACGAAGCACATTTCAAATCCCTAAATGAGTCTATCACCAAAATCAAGAAGGATGTCCGAAGGCAGAAAAAGAAATCCTCTAAATCCAACACTAACGAAAGGATCACAGCTCTTGAAAAGAAGATTGATAATGCATTCTCTGAAAATCTTATGTCTCATGGTTCTCTGAAGGAGTCG ATTTCTAGTCTGTTGGTTTCATCCTTGCCCTCATTTAGTCGGTCCGACACCAGGTTAGTGTAA
- the LOC115995833 gene encoding probable glycosyltransferase At5g03795: MIINPKTRTLVIHLDNHKNKLCLQGPYSTTYVPNLFNNSIRVLCNANTSEGFNPRKDVSLPEINLKTGEIFGLLGGPSPSRRSILAFFAGGLHGHIRHLLLDRWKGKDEDILVYEKLPGGGPSYESMLKNSRYCLCPSGYEVASPRIVEAIYAECVPVLISDGYVPPFSDVLNWKAFSVTVEVKDIENLKTILMGISQRQYLRMHRRVKQVQRHFVINGPPKRFDLFHMIVHSIWLRRLNVRVHDR; encoded by the exons ATGATCATAAATCCAAAGACAAGAACCTTAGTAATCCATCTTGAC AATCACAAGAACAAATTATGTTTGCAGGGGCCGTATTCAACAACGTACGTTCCGAATCTGTTCAACAACTCAATCAGAGTATTATGCAACGCAAATACCTCCGAAGGCTTTAATCCCCGGAAAGACGTCTCGTTACCGGAAATCAACCTCAAGACCGGCGAGATCTTCGGACTCCTCGGCGGGCCCTCCCCCTCCAGGCGCTCCATCCTGGCCTTCTTCGCCGGAGGTCTACACGGACACATTAGGCACCTTCTCCTAGACCGTTGGAAAGGCAAAGACGAAGACATCCTAGTGTACGAAAAGCTCCCCGGCGGCGGCCCTTCCTACGAGTCGATGCTGAAAAATAGCCGGTACTGTTTATGTCCGAGCGGGTACGAAGTGGCCAGCCCGAGAATCGTGGAGGCGATCTATGCGGAATGCGTTCCGGTGTTGATTTCGGACGGGTACGTGCCCCCTTTCAGCGATGTTCTGAACTGGAAAGCGTTCTCGGTGACGGTGGAGGTTAAAGATATTGAGAACTTGAAGACGATTCTGATGGGGATTTCTCAGAGACAGTATCTGAGGATGCACAGGAGAGTTAAACAGGTGCAGAGGCACTTCGTGATCAACGGACCTCCCAAGAGATTTGATCTGTTTCACATGATTGTTCACTCGATCTGGCTCAGGAGATTGAATGTTCGAGTTCACGATAGATGA
- the LOC115995834 gene encoding uncharacterized protein LOC115995834, producing MHDEMWDVITDGPIQILQVNPNRVATDPTSPEMIPKEKSLLTTEERTRVNLDNIAKDILYKALDESLFPRVRKCKNAKDIWDVLMLIGDGDEQEKENKLTIAMKKFEDFKLNPKESITEMEARFIKLLMEINDLDENKLTQKEISLKILRGLPKSWEMKVVAMRDHRDLKTTSTTQIFSDLKAYEFEKEALNDEEPETRNIALVANHQPSSSTPRSNTNPSSDFFTDDQMALFDEHNYKKNSGKYHHPKSVSNDADEEPSKNQKNDRRRKALAVEEKSGEKNEESCTSSSSSESDSSEDEKGLLCLLSQEDSDEEMCFMANEEEVTSQNHSSNYSSESTYHENPREAFEKMMKSFYGIEDSHFKLKEENAKLLAER from the exons atgcatgatgagatgtgggacgtGATAACTGATGGACCCATCCAGATACTACAAGTTAATCCCAATCGAGTTGCCACCGATCCAACATCACCAGAGATGATTCCAAAGGAGAAATCCTTACTTACTACCGAAGAGAGAACTCGAGTAAATCTCGACAACATAGCCAAGGATATACTCTACAAGGCGCTAGACGAATCCTTGTTTCCgagagtaagaaagtgcaagaaTGCAAAGGATATCTGGGATGTGCTCATGCTAATAGGTGATGGAGACGAacaagagaaggagaacaagctaacCATTGCCATgaagaaatttgaagatttCAAACTAAACCCAAAGGAATCCATAACTGAAATGGAAGCTCGGTTCATAAAGCTATTGATGGAGATAAATGATCTTGATGAGAATAAGCTAACACAAAAGGAGATAAGCTTGAAGATTCTCCGAGGACTGCCCAAAAGCTGGGAAATGAAAGTAGTAGCCATGCGTGATCATAGAGACCTCAAGACAACGAGTACAACACAGATCTTCAGTGATCTGAAGGCTTACGAGTTCGAGAAAGAAGCACTGAATGATGAAGAACCTGAAACAAGAAATATAGCTCTGGTTGCAAACCATCAAccttcatcatcaacaccaaGGTCTAACACTAATCCCTCATCTGATTTTTTCACTGATGATCAGATGGCTTTGTTT GATGAGCACAACTACAAGAAGAATTCGGGAAAATATCACCATCCGAAGAGTGTGTCAAATGACGCTGACGAAGAGCCAAGCAAAAACCAAAAGAATGACAGACGAAGGAAGGCTCTGGCAGTAGAAGAGAAGTCAGGAGAAAAGAACGAAGAATCATGCACTTCCAGCTCAAGCTCAGAAAGTGACAGCtcggaagatgagaaaggactTCTTTGTCTTCTTAGTCAAGAGGACTCGGATGAAGAGATGTGTTTCATGGCTAATGAAGAAGAGGTAACCTCACAAAACCACTCTTCTAATTACAGTTCCGAATCCACATATCATGAAAACCCTAGGGAAGcatttgagaaaatgatgaagAGTTTTTATGGTATTGAGGATTCACACTTCAAACTTAAAGAAGAGAATGCCAAGCTATTGGCAGAAAGATAA